From Enhydrobacter sp., the proteins below share one genomic window:
- a CDS encoding adenylate/guanylate cyclase domain-containing protein has product MTEPAGQAGWRERLRQEELNGFAFAFKARSGALAVIVLWVVVSSTWSRLPMLMAAAAAFFAVGWVAYAARGHRHTIAIQGACAFADVAILVLASHFPERDWNEWALQSWMRRSAFLYLVAYIACSALTFSVTVVLLSGLAAVLGQLASFVFVIYAAEHVDMFKGFATSGAYDLLRQLTSLQNVEPWVFMVNQLVLLGVTTGLIAGAIWRARRHVERAVQAEARSTTLGRYFSPDVAQRLADEPASLETGRAQDAAVLFVDIIGSTRRMEALPPEQVIEAVRAYHQRIVPIVFRHGGSIDKFLGDGVMAVFGAPEKSPSAAYDAVLCAVVILDTIDAWSADRVARGNVATTVGIGIHYGPVVQGNVGIADRLEFTTLGDTVNLASRLEGMTRQVDSGILLSHEALDAAERLAPLPPGIKARCRDLGPLPIAGHEAPIHVFGIARKGSP; this is encoded by the coding sequence GTGACTGAGCCCGCGGGACAGGCGGGCTGGCGCGAGCGGCTGCGTCAGGAGGAGCTGAACGGCTTTGCCTTCGCCTTCAAGGCGCGGAGCGGCGCTCTCGCGGTGATCGTGCTGTGGGTGGTGGTGTCGTCGACCTGGTCGCGGCTGCCCATGCTGATGGCGGCCGCGGCGGCGTTCTTCGCGGTCGGCTGGGTGGCCTACGCCGCGCGCGGCCATCGCCACACCATCGCGATCCAGGGCGCCTGCGCCTTCGCCGACGTGGCGATCCTGGTACTGGCGAGCCATTTCCCCGAGCGGGACTGGAACGAATGGGCGCTGCAGAGCTGGATGCGGCGTTCGGCCTTCCTCTACCTGGTGGCCTACATCGCCTGCAGCGCGCTGACCTTCTCGGTGACGGTGGTGCTGCTCTCCGGCCTGGCCGCCGTGCTGGGCCAACTCGCCTCGTTCGTGTTCGTCATCTACGCCGCCGAGCATGTCGACATGTTCAAGGGCTTCGCGACATCCGGCGCCTACGACCTGCTGCGTCAGCTGACGTCGCTGCAGAACGTCGAACCCTGGGTGTTCATGGTGAACCAGCTCGTTCTGCTCGGCGTGACGACCGGCCTGATCGCCGGGGCGATCTGGCGGGCGCGGCGCCATGTCGAGCGCGCGGTCCAGGCCGAGGCACGCAGCACCACGCTCGGCCGCTATTTCTCGCCCGATGTCGCCCAGCGGCTGGCCGACGAGCCGGCGTCGCTGGAGACCGGCCGGGCACAGGACGCCGCGGTGCTGTTCGTCGACATCATCGGCTCGACGCGGCGCATGGAGGCGCTGCCGCCGGAGCAGGTGATCGAGGCGGTACGGGCCTATCACCAGCGCATCGTGCCGATCGTGTTCCGTCATGGTGGCTCGATCGACAAGTTCCTGGGCGACGGCGTGATGGCGGTATTCGGCGCACCGGAGAAGTCGCCGTCCGCCGCGTACGATGCCGTGCTGTGCGCCGTGGTGATTCTCGACACGATCGATGCCTGGAGCGCCGACCGGGTCGCGCGCGGCAACGTCGCCACCACCGTGGGCATCGGAATCCACTACGGGCCGGTCGTGCAGGGGAATGTCGGCATCGCCGACCGGCTCGAATTCACCACGCTCGGCGATACGGTGAATCTCGCCAGCCGCCTGGAAGGCATGACGCGCCAGGTCGATTCGGGCATCCTGCTGAGTCACGAGGCCCTCGACGCGGCCGAGCGCCTGGCGCCGCTGCCGCCCGGCATCAAGGCGCGCTGCCGCGACCTCGGTCCATTGCCCATCGCCGGCCACGAGGCGCCGATCCACGTCTTCGGCATCGCCAGAAAGGGGAGCCCATGA
- a CDS encoding HigA family addiction module antidote protein, whose product MLYAPRMTDIGRSDSGARHGTGEGERSSVPANRISQIIHGKRAITGDTALRLGHWFKTSAEFWLNLQTAYDLRIAADEVGRFVAKLPTRPEIKGRSKEAA is encoded by the coding sequence ATGCTCTACGCTCCACGCATGACCGACATCGGACGAAGCGATTCCGGCGCACGGCACGGTACAGGCGAGGGTGAACGATCCAGCGTGCCGGCCAATCGCATCTCGCAGATCATTCACGGCAAGCGGGCGATTACGGGTGATACGGCGCTGCGGCTGGGGCACTGGTTCAAGACCAGTGCCGAGTTCTGGCTCAATCTCCAGACAGCGTACGACCTGCGGATCGCTGCCGACGAAGTGGGGCGCTTCGTCGCCAAATTGCCGACGAGACCGGAGATCAAGGGACGGTCCAAGGAGGCCGCGTAG
- a CDS encoding polysaccharide deacetylase family protein: MTDEEAGRARDFVGYGRNPPDPRWPGGAHVAVNFVINYEEGGEYAVPDGDPATETGLTEGSTASVKGRDLGAESMFEYGSRAGFWRLHRLFTRRKLPCTVFAIARALERNAEACAAMREAGWDVAGHGYKWEIHGNLAPDHEKKQIEMATASIARTIGTRPAGWYSRYAPSIHTRTMLLDAGYEYDSDSYDDELPYWRRVGARQQLIVPYSVVHNDVRFARQGMTTGDEYETYIRNAVQCVLEEDPPRMLSFGLHNRIIAHPGRAMGLARVLDWLANNPRVWITRRIDIARHWKKEHLAPQ; encoded by the coding sequence ATGACCGATGAGGAAGCCGGCCGCGCCAGGGACTTCGTGGGCTACGGGCGCAACCCACCCGATCCCCGGTGGCCGGGCGGCGCGCACGTCGCCGTCAATTTCGTCATCAACTACGAGGAGGGCGGCGAATATGCCGTGCCCGACGGCGATCCAGCCACCGAGACCGGCCTGACCGAGGGCTCGACGGCATCGGTCAAGGGGCGCGACCTCGGCGCGGAGAGCATGTTCGAGTACGGCAGCCGCGCCGGATTCTGGCGTCTGCATCGCCTGTTCACCAGGCGCAAGCTGCCCTGCACGGTGTTCGCCATCGCCCGCGCCCTGGAACGCAACGCCGAGGCCTGCGCCGCCATGCGTGAGGCCGGCTGGGATGTCGCCGGCCACGGCTACAAGTGGGAAATCCACGGCAATCTCGCGCCCGACCACGAGAAGAAGCAGATCGAGATGGCGACGGCGAGCATCGCCCGGACCATCGGCACGCGTCCGGCCGGCTGGTACAGCCGCTACGCGCCGTCGATCCACACGCGGACCATGCTGCTCGACGCCGGCTACGAGTACGACAGCGATTCCTACGACGACGAGCTGCCCTACTGGCGCCGGGTCGGCGCGCGGCAACAGCTCATCGTGCCCTACTCGGTGGTGCACAACGACGTGCGCTTCGCCCGCCAGGGCATGACGACCGGCGACGAGTACGAGACCTACATCAGGAACGCCGTGCAGTGCGTGCTCGAGGAGGATCCGCCGCGCATGCTGAGCTTCGGCTTGCACAATCGCATCATCGCCCACCCCGGCCGTGCGATGGGATTGGCCCGCGTACTCGACTGGCTGGCGAACAACCCGCGCGTCTGGATCACCCGCCGCATCGACATCGCGCGGCATTGGAAGAAGGAGCACCTGGCGCCACAGTAA
- a CDS encoding CoA transferase has protein sequence MTIRRPLDGMLVLDLGQIYNGPYCGLQLGFMGARVLKIEPPEGDVVRRRKREVEPWPLVMLNSNKESVVLDLKQSTGKTLFLELVAKADVVIENFAAGVMDRLGLGYDVLSKLNPRLVYGGSSGFGLDGPYRDLAAMDVTIQAMSGITNATGDADGPPTKAGAAVCDFLAGIHLCAGILGALVQRERTGKGQRVEVAMHEAAVTALASAMGAVMDGDTNVPDRTGNRHPALAMAPYNTYPCSDGYVAIFTSAERHWHSMCRLLGRADLLDNPDFANTIGRARRMAEVDDIVGAWTIARTKDEVLKLLNEAHVPCAPVKTAREVSRDPHLEARGFWVDIDHPRRGRTRVPISAIRLHDGGKPEIRRPAPTLGQHTEAVLAELLALKADELARLRAEKVTTPVTEQKA, from the coding sequence ATGACCATCCGCCGCCCACTCGACGGCATGCTCGTGCTCGATCTCGGGCAGATCTACAACGGACCCTATTGCGGGCTGCAGCTCGGCTTCATGGGCGCGCGCGTGCTCAAGATCGAGCCGCCCGAAGGCGATGTCGTGCGCCGGCGCAAGCGCGAGGTCGAGCCGTGGCCGCTGGTCATGCTGAACTCCAACAAGGAGTCGGTGGTGCTCGATCTCAAGCAGTCGACGGGCAAGACGCTGTTCCTCGAGCTGGTGGCCAAGGCCGACGTGGTGATCGAGAACTTTGCGGCCGGCGTCATGGATCGACTCGGCCTCGGTTACGACGTGCTCAGCAAACTGAACCCTCGACTCGTCTATGGCGGCAGTTCGGGCTTCGGGCTCGACGGGCCCTATCGCGACCTCGCCGCCATGGACGTCACCATCCAGGCGATGAGCGGCATCACCAACGCCACCGGCGACGCCGACGGCCCGCCGACCAAGGCCGGCGCCGCGGTCTGCGATTTCCTCGCCGGCATCCATCTCTGCGCCGGCATTTTAGGCGCGCTCGTTCAACGCGAACGGACCGGGAAGGGTCAGCGCGTCGAAGTCGCCATGCACGAGGCGGCCGTGACGGCGCTCGCTTCGGCGATGGGCGCGGTCATGGACGGCGACACCAACGTGCCCGACCGCACCGGCAACCGCCATCCCGCGCTCGCCATGGCGCCCTACAACACCTATCCGTGCAGCGACGGCTACGTGGCGATCTTCACCTCGGCCGAGCGGCACTGGCATTCGATGTGCCGCCTGCTGGGGCGGGCCGACCTGCTCGACAATCCCGACTTCGCCAACACGATCGGTCGCGCCAGGCGCATGGCCGAGGTCGACGACATCGTCGGCGCCTGGACGATCGCGCGCACCAAGGACGAGGTGCTGAAGCTCCTCAACGAGGCGCATGTGCCCTGCGCGCCGGTCAAGACAGCGCGCGAGGTCAGCCGCGACCCGCATCTCGAGGCGCGCGGCTTCTGGGTCGACATCGATCATCCCAGGCGCGGCCGCACGCGCGTGCCGATCTCGGCGATCCGCCTGCACGACGGCGGCAAGCCCGAGATCCGCCGGCCTGCGCCGACGCTCGGCCAGCACACCGAGGCCGTGCTCGCCGAGCTGCTGGCGCTCAAGGCCGACGAGCTGGCGCGATTGCGCGCGGAAAAGGTGACGACGCCGGTGACAGAGCAGAAGGCGTAG
- a CDS encoding amidohydrolase codes for MAIIDSQVHAYEANTAKRPWRNVPNWPPHVTGDEMVAAMDKVGVDGAIFISAFSLYGYDASYAVEVQKKHGDRMAIVKPVDPDDPAVADVVAEWKKQPGAVGIRIFLREENPRPPTDPGFDRILKAAVQHDLPVNFLCWGKVDEGTALIDRHPNARFILDHLGILQPRTPPAPPQPWADLPKVLELAKRSNVVIKVSGACTLSKEPYPFPDIWDPLQRVFDAWGFERCLWGTDWTRAFAVVDYEQAVKPFLETKRLSSSERAMLMGGACAKAYRWEPKR; via the coding sequence ATGGCGATCATCGACAGCCAGGTCCACGCCTACGAGGCCAATACGGCGAAGCGGCCGTGGCGCAACGTGCCGAACTGGCCGCCGCATGTGACGGGCGACGAGATGGTGGCGGCGATGGACAAGGTCGGCGTCGATGGCGCGATCTTCATCTCTGCCTTCTCGCTTTACGGCTACGACGCGAGCTATGCCGTCGAGGTGCAGAAGAAGCACGGCGACCGCATGGCCATCGTCAAGCCGGTCGACCCTGACGATCCGGCGGTGGCCGACGTCGTCGCCGAATGGAAGAAGCAGCCGGGCGCGGTTGGGATCCGCATCTTTCTCCGCGAGGAGAACCCCCGCCCGCCGACCGATCCCGGCTTCGACCGCATCCTGAAGGCCGCCGTCCAACACGATCTGCCGGTCAATTTCCTGTGCTGGGGCAAGGTCGACGAAGGAACGGCGCTGATCGACCGCCATCCCAACGCGCGCTTCATCCTCGATCATCTGGGCATCCTGCAGCCGCGCACGCCGCCCGCGCCGCCCCAGCCGTGGGCCGACCTGCCCAAGGTGCTGGAGCTCGCCAAGCGGTCGAACGTGGTGATCAAGGTGAGCGGCGCCTGCACGCTGTCGAAGGAACCCTATCCCTTCCCCGACATCTGGGATCCGCTGCAGCGCGTGTTCGACGCCTGGGGCTTTGAGCGCTGCCTGTGGGGCACCGACTGGACGCGCGCCTTCGCCGTCGTCGACTACGAGCAGGCCGTGAAGCCGTTCCTCGAGACCAAGCGCTTGAGCTCCTCCGAGCGCGCCATGCTGATGGGCGGCGCCTGCGCCAAGGCCTACCGGTGGGAGCCGAAGCGTTAG
- a CDS encoding peptide chain release factor 3, with the protein MPDSAVSSVASDSALAGHPAGLRRTFAIISHPDAGKTTLTEKLLLFGGAIHVAGAVKARGEARRARSDWMKIEQQRGISVTTSVMHFEYGGAVFNLLDTPGHEDFSEDTYRTLTAVDSAVMVIDAAKGIEARTRKLFEICRLRDVPIVTFINKMDRESKDPIELLDEIASTLALDVTPMSWPHGSGRDFKGTYDLARNRMLVFDTADKGRIGEVIENYEITDPRLAEEVELVRAAYPAFDLESYRAGHLTPAFFGSALSNFGVKELLDALVAWAPPPRPQPAEPRAIQPTEPKVAGFVFKVQANMDPNHRDRIAFLRLCSGKFRRGMKLTQMGTGKTLSVNSPILFFAREREIVDEAWPGDIIGVPNHGVLRVGDTLTEGETIKIVGIPNFAPEILRRVRLEDPMKSKQLKRALDDLAEEGVTQVFRRVIGGDHIVGVVGELQLDVLKTRVEAEYNVNIDLEPAPFETARWISADSKADLEAFMAANRGGMSEDRDGAPVFLARNAWELGYIAEKSPKVKFSDIRERS; encoded by the coding sequence GTGCCCGATTCCGCCGTCTCTTCTGTCGCGTCCGATTCAGCCCTGGCCGGTCATCCGGCCGGGTTGCGGCGCACGTTCGCCATCATCTCGCATCCGGACGCCGGCAAGACGACCTTGACCGAGAAGCTGCTGCTGTTCGGCGGCGCCATCCATGTCGCGGGTGCGGTCAAGGCGCGCGGCGAAGCGCGGCGGGCGCGCTCGGACTGGATGAAGATCGAGCAGCAGCGCGGCATCTCGGTCACCACCTCGGTGATGCATTTCGAGTATGGCGGCGCGGTGTTCAATCTCCTCGACACGCCGGGCCACGAGGATTTCAGCGAGGACACCTACCGCACGCTCACCGCCGTCGATTCGGCCGTCATGGTGATCGACGCCGCCAAGGGCATCGAGGCGCGCACGCGCAAGCTGTTCGAGATCTGCCGCCTGCGCGACGTGCCGATCGTCACCTTCATCAACAAGATGGATCGCGAGTCCAAGGATCCGATCGAGCTCCTGGACGAGATCGCGTCCACGCTCGCGCTCGACGTGACGCCGATGAGCTGGCCGCACGGCTCGGGCCGTGACTTCAAGGGCACCTACGATCTCGCGCGCAACCGCATGCTGGTGTTCGACACCGCCGACAAGGGCCGCATCGGCGAGGTGATCGAGAACTACGAGATCACCGATCCCCGGCTTGCCGAGGAAGTCGAGCTGGTACGTGCGGCCTATCCGGCGTTCGATCTCGAGTCCTATCGAGCCGGCCACCTGACGCCGGCGTTCTTCGGCTCGGCCTTGAGCAATTTCGGCGTGAAGGAGCTCTTGGACGCGCTCGTTGCCTGGGCGCCGCCGCCACGCCCGCAGCCGGCCGAGCCGCGCGCCATCCAGCCGACCGAGCCCAAGGTCGCAGGCTTCGTGTTCAAGGTCCAGGCCAACATGGACCCCAACCACCGCGACCGCATCGCCTTCCTGCGTCTCTGCAGCGGCAAGTTCCGCCGCGGCATGAAGCTCACGCAGATGGGCACGGGTAAAACGCTGTCGGTCAACTCGCCGATTCTCTTTTTCGCCCGCGAGCGCGAGATCGTCGACGAGGCCTGGCCGGGTGACATCATCGGCGTGCCCAACCATGGCGTGCTGAGGGTCGGCGACACGCTGACCGAGGGCGAGACGATCAAGATCGTCGGCATCCCCAACTTCGCGCCCGAGATCCTGCGTCGCGTGCGGCTCGAGGATCCGATGAAGTCCAAGCAGCTCAAGCGCGCGCTCGACGACCTCGCCGAGGAGGGCGTCACCCAGGTGTTCCGCCGCGTCATCGGCGGCGATCACATCGTCGGCGTGGTCGGCGAGCTGCAGCTCGACGTGCTGAAGACCCGCGTCGAGGCCGAGTACAACGTCAACATCGATCTGGAACCGGCGCCGTTCGAGACCGCGCGCTGGATCTCGGCCGACAGCAAGGCGGACCTCGAGGCCTTCATGGCGGCCAACCGCGGCGGCATGTCCGAGGACCGCGACGGCGCGCCGGTGTTCCTGGCCCGCAATGCCTGGGAGCTCGGCTACATCGCCGAGAAGAGCCCGAAGGTGAAGTTCTCCGACATCCGCGAACGCAGCTAA
- a CDS encoding AMP-binding protein: protein MAEIMDNTTIAAAFAKAVAAHADRPFLAVPANDARDYLPAGFEITYGEAGRRIGELATVYRRADYGVGHRIATLLENRPEHVLHTLALNSLGICCVPINPDYRAAEIAYLIDHSEPDLVVTLGSRRASIEQALAESAHRPPVVVSETFPDGVTAASRAARGFEPRPETPASILYTSGTTGRPKGCVLSHGYEIASGAWYASLGGIAGLRLAADRIYNPLPLYHANAGVVSLMGAILTGNCQIQPDRFHAQHWWREVAETGATIVHYLGVIAPVLLKLPPGEHERRHKVRFGIGAGIEPELHAAFEKRFGFPMIELWGMTEMVRVLGDTVEPRQVGTRAFGRAVPGIDVRVIDDEDRDVPSEMPGELLVRHSAATPRRGCFSGYLKDDAATEASWKGGWFHTGDVVWRGPDGMLHFVERKKNIIRRSGENIAAAEVEAVLLTHPDVQQAAVMAVPDELRDEEVLACVVLKRDRPAREAATALFQHCNERLAYYKPPGWIHVVPSLPTTGTQKIQKHTIYPAGTDPRSLPDIIDLRALKRRQHA from the coding sequence ATGGCCGAGATCATGGACAACACGACCATCGCCGCCGCCTTCGCCAAGGCCGTGGCGGCACATGCCGATCGTCCGTTCCTCGCGGTGCCGGCCAACGACGCGCGCGACTACCTTCCCGCGGGCTTCGAGATCACCTATGGCGAGGCTGGCCGGCGGATCGGGGAGCTGGCAACCGTCTACCGGCGAGCGGACTACGGCGTCGGCCACAGAATCGCGACATTGCTGGAGAACCGCCCCGAGCATGTCCTGCACACGCTGGCGCTCAACAGCCTCGGCATCTGCTGCGTGCCGATCAATCCCGACTACCGCGCCGCCGAGATCGCCTACCTGATCGACCACAGCGAGCCCGATCTGGTCGTGACGCTCGGCTCACGGCGGGCCTCGATCGAGCAGGCGCTGGCCGAGAGCGCCCACCGTCCGCCTGTCGTCGTATCGGAAACCTTCCCCGACGGCGTGACGGCGGCGTCGCGCGCGGCGCGCGGCTTCGAGCCCCGGCCCGAGACGCCGGCCAGCATCCTCTACACGTCGGGCACCACCGGGCGGCCCAAGGGCTGCGTGCTGTCGCACGGCTACGAGATCGCCTCAGGCGCCTGGTACGCCTCGCTCGGCGGCATCGCCGGCCTGAGGCTCGCGGCCGACCGCATCTACAATCCCCTGCCGCTCTATCACGCCAACGCCGGCGTGGTTTCCCTGATGGGCGCCATCCTGACCGGCAACTGCCAGATCCAGCCCGACCGCTTCCACGCCCAGCACTGGTGGCGCGAGGTCGCCGAGACGGGCGCCACCATCGTGCACTATCTCGGCGTCATCGCGCCGGTGCTGCTCAAGCTGCCGCCCGGCGAGCACGAGCGGCGCCACAAGGTCCGCTTCGGCATCGGCGCCGGCATCGAGCCCGAGCTGCACGCCGCGTTCGAGAAGCGCTTCGGCTTTCCCATGATCGAGCTGTGGGGCATGACCGAGATGGTGCGTGTGCTGGGCGACACCGTCGAGCCGCGCCAGGTCGGCACCCGCGCCTTCGGCCGCGCCGTGCCGGGCATCGACGTCCGCGTCATCGACGACGAAGACCGCGATGTGCCCAGCGAGATGCCCGGGGAGTTGCTCGTGCGGCACTCGGCGGCGACGCCGCGCCGCGGCTGCTTCTCGGGCTATCTCAAGGACGACGCGGCCACCGAGGCATCGTGGAAGGGCGGCTGGTTCCACACCGGCGACGTGGTGTGGCGCGGCCCGGACGGCATGCTGCATTTCGTCGAGCGCAAGAAGAACATCATCCGCCGCTCGGGCGAGAACATCGCCGCTGCCGAGGTCGAGGCGGTGCTGCTGACCCATCCGGACGTGCAGCAGGCGGCGGTGATGGCGGTGCCCGACGAGCTGCGCGACGAGGAGGTGCTGGCCTGCGTCGTGCTGAAGCGCGACCGGCCGGCCAGGGAGGCGGCAACGGCGCTGTTCCAGCACTGCAACGAGCGGCTGGCCTACTACAAGCCGCCGGGCTGGATCCACGTCGTGCCGAGCTTGCCGACGACCGGAACGCAGAAGATCCAGAAGCACACCATCTATCCCGCCGGCACCGATCCGCGCAGCCTCCCGGACATCATCGACCTCCGGGCGTTGAAGCGGCGGCAGCACGCATGA
- a CDS encoding ATP-binding cassette domain-containing protein: MADPPILALSGVRYRLGDQTVLDGVELAIAPGERLSLVGRNGAGKSTLLRILAGEPIADSGERFVQPGTTVASLPQEPDFAGHATVADYVASAGAPDHRVAALLDDVKLDGSRLPAELSGGEARRAALARALVGEPDVLLLDEPTNHLDLPTIEWLEDVLLNWRGAYVLVSHDRRFLANLARAVLWLDRGIVRRLDRGYGAFEAWSADILEREATERHKLDRLIERETEWAGRSIRARRTRNEGRLRALAELRKQRQTQIGPTGRATIGAGPAGQSGILAIAARGVSKSFGERAIVRNFSTRIRAGDRVGLIGPNGAGKTTLLRLLIGELEPDVGSVKLGASLTPVVIDQRRMALDPDKTPWEILGGGNDHLPVRGRQTHVMTYLREYLFRDEQARQPVRTLSGGERNRLLLARALAAPSNLLVLDEPTNDLDADTLDLLQEALSDYDGTVLLVSHDRDFLDRLVTSTVALEGDGTAIEYAGGYSDYLLQRGPREKSAPVERKNRPAPQRQRTAPARLGYKRERALAELPQRIDALHAEIADLHRALADPDIYRRDATSFQAKTARLAAAQEEVEAAETEWLELELLREELGG; encoded by the coding sequence ATGGCCGATCCACCCATCCTCGCGCTGTCCGGCGTCCGCTATCGCCTGGGCGACCAGACCGTCCTCGACGGCGTCGAGCTCGCGATCGCGCCCGGCGAGCGGTTGAGCCTGGTCGGCCGCAACGGCGCCGGCAAGTCGACCCTGCTGCGCATCCTGGCCGGCGAGCCGATCGCCGATTCGGGCGAGCGCTTCGTGCAGCCTGGCACGACCGTGGCGAGCCTGCCGCAGGAACCGGATTTCGCGGGCCACGCCACCGTGGCCGACTACGTGGCGTCGGCGGGTGCGCCCGACCATCGCGTGGCGGCCCTGCTGGACGACGTGAAGCTCGACGGGTCGCGCCTGCCGGCCGAACTGTCGGGCGGCGAGGCGCGGCGGGCGGCGCTCGCCCGCGCCCTGGTCGGCGAGCCCGACGTGCTGCTGCTCGACGAGCCGACCAACCATCTCGACCTGCCGACCATCGAATGGCTGGAGGACGTGCTGCTGAACTGGCGGGGCGCCTATGTGCTGGTGAGCCACGACCGGCGCTTCCTCGCCAACCTGGCGCGCGCCGTGCTGTGGCTCGACCGCGGCATCGTGCGCCGCCTCGACCGGGGCTACGGCGCCTTCGAGGCGTGGTCGGCCGACATCCTCGAACGCGAGGCGACCGAGCGTCACAAGCTCGATCGCCTGATCGAGCGCGAGACCGAATGGGCCGGCCGGTCGATCCGCGCCCGCCGCACGCGCAACGAGGGCCGGCTGCGCGCGCTCGCCGAGCTGCGCAAGCAGCGCCAGACTCAGATCGGGCCGACCGGGCGCGCCACCATCGGGGCCGGGCCGGCCGGGCAATCGGGCATCCTCGCCATCGCCGCGCGCGGCGTCTCGAAGTCGTTCGGCGAGAGGGCGATCGTCAGGAACTTCTCGACGCGCATCCGTGCCGGCGATCGTGTCGGCCTGATCGGGCCGAATGGCGCGGGCAAGACGACGCTGTTGCGCCTGCTGATCGGCGAGCTCGAACCGGACGTGGGCTCGGTCAAGCTCGGCGCCAGCCTGACGCCGGTGGTGATCGACCAGCGCCGCATGGCGCTCGATCCGGACAAGACGCCGTGGGAGATCCTGGGCGGCGGCAACGACCACTTGCCGGTGCGCGGGCGGCAGACCCACGTCATGACCTATCTGCGCGAATACCTGTTCCGCGACGAGCAGGCGCGCCAGCCGGTGCGTACGCTGTCGGGCGGCGAGCGCAACCGCCTGCTGCTCGCCAGGGCGCTGGCCGCGCCGTCGAACCTGCTGGTGCTCGACGAGCCGACCAACGACCTCGACGCCGACACGCTCGACCTTCTGCAGGAGGCGCTCTCGGACTACGACGGCACCGTCCTGCTGGTCAGCCACGACCGCGACTTCCTCGACCGCCTCGTTACCTCGACCGTCGCCCTCGAAGGCGACGGCACGGCCATCGAATATGCCGGCGGCTACAGCGACTACCTGCTGCAGCGCGGGCCGCGCGAGAAGTCGGCGCCCGTGGAACGCAAGAACAGGCCCGCACCGCAACGCCAGCGCACTGCACCGGCGAGGCTTGGCTACAAGCGCGAACGCGCGCTCGCCGAGCTGCCGCAGAGGATCGACGCCCTGCATGCCGAGATCGCCGACCTGCATCGAGCACTCGCCGATCCGGATATCTATCGCCGCGACGCCACGTCCTTCCAGGCGAAGACGGCGCGCCTCGCCGCGGCACAGGAAGAGGTCGAGGCGGCGGAGACGGAATGGCTGGAGCTCGAGCTGCTGCGCGAGGAACTCGGCGGCTAG
- a CDS encoding DUF1491 family protein, with amino-acid sequence MVMGLTTGLWVSAQVRLCDRAFIPATIVRHGHDEAGTVLVKINRFEAGVTVYAQATSLDGEPAWSRGTGPKPVTEAEADAYIERQVKYDPDVWVLEIEDRKGQYKLDGRIV; translated from the coding sequence ATGGTGATGGGCCTGACCACGGGACTTTGGGTGAGCGCGCAGGTGCGGCTGTGCGACCGCGCCTTCATCCCCGCGACCATCGTGCGGCACGGCCACGACGAGGCCGGCACGGTGCTGGTCAAGATCAACCGCTTCGAGGCGGGCGTCACGGTCTACGCTCAGGCGACCTCGCTCGACGGCGAGCCGGCGTGGAGTCGCGGCACCGGACCCAAGCCGGTCACCGAGGCCGAGGCCGACGCCTACATCGAACGCCAGGTGAAGTACGATCCCGACGTCTGGGTGCTCGAGATCGAGGACCGCAAGGGCCAGTACAAACTGGACGGACGAATCGTGTAG